One region of Quercus lobata isolate SW786 chromosome 2, ValleyOak3.0 Primary Assembly, whole genome shotgun sequence genomic DNA includes:
- the LOC115975496 gene encoding uncharacterized protein LOC115975496 gives MALKLHSHIERVLWDQHQISRRVSELASQISADFGGAANSDSPPPPPPVLVGVATGAFLFLADLVRNIDLPISVDFVRADSYGSGTISAGAPKLSLDLKVDVKGKHVILVEDIVDTGRTLSCLIAHLESKGASSVSVCAFLDKPTRRKVHFQPLGQGKFYKGFECPDYFVVGYGMDFAELYRNLPYVGVLKPECYK, from the exons ATGGCCTTGAAGTTACACTCTCACATTGAGAGAGTCCTGTGGGACCAACACCAAATCTCTCGCCGCGTCAGCGAGCTGGCCTCCCAAATCTCCGCCGATTTCGGTGGCGCCGCCAATTCAgactcaccaccaccaccaccacctgtCCTCGTTGGCGTGGCCACCGGAGCTTTTCTCTTCTTGGCTGACCTCGTAAGAAACATCGACCTTCCCATCTCCGTTGATTTCGTTCGCGCCGATTCCTACGGCTCCGGTACCATCTCCGCTGGGGCCCCCAAGCTCTCACTTGACTTGAAGGTTGATGTCAAGGGAAAGCACGTTATATTg GTTGAGGACATTGTTGATACGGGAAGAACTCTATCGTGTCTGATTGCTCATTTGGAATCAAAAGGAGCATCCTCTGTATCAGTTTGTGCCTTCCTTGATAAACCTACAAGAAGAAAGGTTCATTTTCAGCCGCTGGGTCAAGGAAAGTTTTACAAGGGGTTTGAG TGTCCAGATTATTTTGTTGTGGGTTATGGAATGGACTTTGCGGAATTATATAGGAACTTGCCTTACGTTGGTGTCTTGAAGCCTGAATGTTACAAGTGA
- the LOC115975495 gene encoding uncharacterized protein LOC115975495, giving the protein MSSSTTMFIAVQCCQCSTMQVKQQQQKKKKKISKWRCVVCNQMQSVCKVFAQGFVAKDLRGFVQSFNMSRAITQPSPLPLPLPQFREEEEDIVHDDRVHNNKRRSSDWSQFLDPVEVEEQQVEEESDFEPKIVTELPQDLFKKQKLNANADLLYKPVFSNRNSTAKNVISPNKDPRRYQPFAKGSSQRNDRMKQDDEGQEPRRKPQLPFPTTKAKGVSKWNDYIAQDDNDNLQLGSGRNFEHQLHYHTLEFETINNDQRVEDDVHPDFL; this is encoded by the exons atgtcgTCGTCGACGACTATGTTCATCGCGGTTCAATGCTGCCAATGCTCCACAATGCAG GTGAAGCAGCagcaacagaagaagaagaagaaaatcagCAAGTGGAGGTGCGTGGTGTGCAACCAAATGCAGTCTGTTTGCAAAGTGTTCGCTCAGGGATTCGTCGCCAAGGACCTCCGCGGCTTCGTCCAGTCCTTCAACATGTCCCGCGCCATTACCCAACCATCCCCACTTCCACTTCCACTTCCACAATtccgagaagaagaagaagatattgtCCACGACGATCGCGTTCATAATAACAAGAGACGAAGCAGCGATTGGAGTCAATTCCTTGATCCTGTGGAAGTAGAAGAGCAGCAGGTTGAGGAAGAAAGTGATTTTGAGCCTAAGATTGTGACGGAGTTGCCACAGGATTTGTTCAAGAAACAAAAACTCAATGCCAATGCAGACCTTCTTTACAAGCCGGTTTTCTCCAACAGAAATTCCACCGCCAAAAATGTCATCTCCCCAA ACAAGGACCCAAGGAGGTATCAGCCTTTCGCCAAGGGCTCTTCACAAAGGAATGACCGCATGAAACAAGATGATGAAGGCCAGGAGCCAAGAAGGAAACCTCAGCTTCCATTTCCAACTACCAAAGCCAAAGGGGTTTCCAAATGGAACGACTACATTGCGCAAGATGATAATGATAACTTGCAACTTGGAAGTGGCAGGAATTTTGAACACCAGCTGCATTACCATACCTTGGAGTTCGAGACCATAAACAATGATCAAAGGGTTGAAGATGATGTCCACCCTGATTTCTTGTGA
- the LOC115975498 gene encoding DEAD-box ATP-dependent RNA helicase 39-like — MRGKTKALLTLSYSLLSPVFKPQPHTTTWALLGFTSLSTKASNSEQPNNNNNNRDSILLEKFRQRRLKGSSNDAPKTKPRPSPESSTSANEDGPTKEVSSFTELGLSEELTEAAGHMGVFVPSEIQCVGIPAVLDGKSVVFSAQPKSGRTLAYLLPLVQLLRQETKPKHPRAVVLCTTEELSDEVFQVAKFISDSAQAAQLKSEKVNGSNQKILSNAPIGMIVGTPGEVLQHIDEGNVVPDEIKYLVLDEVDTMFGCGLGPEIQKILRPLKNHASKSNDKGFQTVLVTSTVATILGEQLSPFVERLEHSHAGQIAAMLLEMDKTEVFHLTESLDVLKKKVAEAMDSLNITASES; from the exons ATGAGAGGAAAAACCAAAGCCCTTCTCACTCTCTcatactctctcctctctccagTCTTCAAACCACAACCACACACAACCACTTGGGCTCTTCTTGGTTTTACCTCTCTTTCCACCAAAGCATCCAATTCAGAAcaacccaacaacaacaacaacaacagagaCTCAATCCTTCTTGAGAAGTTCAGGCAAAGAAGACTCAAAGGTTCTTCAAATGATGccccaaaaaccaaacccagaCCATCACCGGAATCATCAACTTCTGCAAATGAGGATGGACCCACCAAGGAAGTGAGCAGCTTTACTGAGTTGGGTCTGAGTGAGGAGTTGACTGAGGCTGCTGGGCATATGGGTGTTTTTGTTCCTTCTGAGATTCAGTGTGTTGGGATTCCTGCTGTTTTGGATGGGAAGAGTGTGGTGTTTAGTGCTCAGCCTAAGTCTGGCAGGACTTTAGCCTACTTGTTGCCGCTTGTTCAA ctGCTGCGTCAGGAGACAAAGCCCAAGCATCCACGAGCAGTAGTGCTATGCACCACAGAAGAGCTATCTGATGAG GTGTTTCAGGTGGCAAAGTTTATCAGCGATTCTGCACAGGCAGCACAGCTAAAGTCTGAAAAGGTTAATGGTTCGAACCAGAAAATTTTGTCGAATGCTCCAATTGGCATGATAGTTGGAACCCCTGGAGAGGTTCTTCAACACATTGACGAGGGAAATGTGGTTCCTGATGAAATCAAATACTTG GTGTTAGATGAAGTGGACACCATGTTTGGTTGTGGCCTTGGTCCTGAAATCCAAAAGATACTAAGGCCATTAAAAAATCATGCGTCAAAATCCAATGACAAAGGATTTCAAACTGTTTTGGTGACTTCAACAGTGGCGACG ATACTAGGCGAACAGCTATCTCCCTTTGTGGAACGACTGGAGCATAGTCATGCAGGACAAATTGCTGCAATGTTGCTAGAGATGGACAAAACAGAAGTATTTCATCTCACTGAGTCTCTGGATGTTCTGAAGAAGAAAGTGGCCGAGGCTATGGATTCCCTTAATATAACCGCATCAGAATCGTGA